One Gemmatimonadota bacterium genomic window, CCACTGAATACGTCTGCCCGCCAGGTGATCTGGAAATCCACAAAGCCGGCGGCCACGACCGTGGCCTTAAGCTCTGCCTCCAGCAGAGCGCCGGCGATTCAGCCGGTCCAGAGCTCGATCTTGCGTTTGGCGCTCTCGGAGACCGGCTTCTCGACCAGGATGTCTCCGATCTGCAGCCGCCCGCCCGGCTCGAGCACACGCGCCATCTCCCGAAGCGCCGCGGCCTTGTCCGGCATTAGATTCAAGACGCCGTTGGATATGACGACGTTCGCCCACCCGTCCGGCAACGGGAGCGCCTCGGCGTAGCCTTCCCGGAACTCGACGCTCCCGATTGCGGCGTCCGCCGCGGCGCGCCGCGCCTTCTCCAGCATCGCGGGCGTCATGTCCACGCCCACGACACGGCCATCGGGGGCTACCATCCGTGCGGCAACAAAGCTGTCAATGCCGGCGCCCGAGCCTACGTCCACCACCTGGTCGCCCGGGCGCAATGCGCCCAGACTGAAAGGATTGCCGGTGCCGGCAAAGGACTCGATGGCGCCCTCCGGGATGCCGGCCAGCCAGCCGTCGGCGTATCCCAGCATCCGGGCCAGCGGCCGCCCGGTGTGGAAATGGAAGCCACGGGCCGGATCTTCCGCCACCGTGGCGTACTCCTCCTGAATGGCCAGCCGGAGCACCTGAACATCCAGCTCCGGCAGGCCTGCAGCGGGCGTGCTCATACGGTTCCTCGGCGGCTGAAGGGTCGGGGCGCAGACCACACGGGGAACGACGCAGCGGCCCCGCGGAAAGTTCCCACCCTCCCGGGGCACTCGGCGGTCCTCACCCTGCAGGGGGCGGAGGGCATGCTTTACGATTCAAAGTGCTTGACAGATTCGGCGCACGCCCCTAGCTTTTCGGCATGAGGCCGATCCGACTGGTGCGCAGCGGCGAGCGGGAGCCGGTCGAGCTGCACGC contains:
- a CDS encoding methyltransferase domain-containing protein; translated protein: MSTPAAGLPELDVQVLRLAIQEEYATVAEDPARGFHFHTGRPLARMLGYADGWLAGIPEGAIESFAGTGNPFSLGALRPGDQVVDVGSGAGIDSFVAARMVAPDGRVVGVDMTPAMLEKARRAAADAAIGSVEFREGYAEALPLPDGWANVVISNGVLNLMPDKAAALREMARVLEPGGRLQIGDILVEKPVSESAKRKIELWTG